A window of the Sporosarcina sp. FSL K6-2383 genome harbors these coding sequences:
- a CDS encoding D-alanyl-D-alanine carboxypeptidase family protein encodes MKKLGFIIVICALSLTFVLKDKQLISEAVDMNSSAKATILLEAETGKVLYEDNSKQPLPIASMSKLMTQYVVLNAMDNGALTWESTYQPSEYVQQMVQQAGAVKLGLVTGNSYTVEELFIAMTVSSANDAAMALAEMVSGTEEAFVELMNKQANSFGLKETTFYNASGLDGDYVGKEQDETNLSSARDIATIAQQLLAKYPEVLDIASMTDYTTSEGTRLWSTNLMLPGMPQAFPGIDGLKTGYTDQAGSCFVSTGIFDGRRIITVVIDVEAGGNDTTNPRFELTKELIERYVMK; translated from the coding sequence ATGAAGAAATTAGGATTTATCATAGTAATCTGTGCGCTTAGTCTCACTTTTGTATTGAAGGATAAGCAATTGATTTCCGAAGCAGTTGATATGAATAGCAGTGCGAAGGCAACGATTTTACTAGAAGCAGAGACGGGAAAGGTATTATATGAGGACAATAGTAAACAACCATTGCCAATTGCGAGTATGTCTAAGCTGATGACACAATACGTAGTGCTAAACGCAATGGATAACGGGGCGTTAACATGGGAAAGTACCTATCAGCCGAGTGAATATGTGCAACAGATGGTACAACAAGCAGGTGCAGTTAAATTGGGTTTGGTAACAGGCAACTCGTATACAGTGGAAGAGCTTTTCATTGCGATGACTGTCAGTTCGGCGAATGATGCAGCGATGGCACTTGCTGAAATGGTTAGCGGAACGGAAGAGGCTTTTGTGGAGCTGATGAATAAGCAGGCCAACAGTTTCGGGCTCAAGGAGACGACTTTTTACAATGCGAGTGGGCTGGATGGCGATTATGTCGGGAAAGAACAAGATGAAACAAATCTCTCGTCTGCAAGGGATATCGCAACGATAGCACAACAATTACTTGCCAAATATCCAGAGGTACTGGATATCGCAAGCATGACAGACTATACGACAAGTGAAGGAACACGGCTATGGAGTACAAACTTAATGCTGCCGGGTATGCCACAAGCTTTTCCGGGAATCGATGGATTGAAGACGGGTTATACAGATCAGGCAGGTTCTTGTTTTGTCAGTACAGGTATCTTTGATGGTCGGCGTATTATTACGGTTGTGATAGATGTTGAAGCAGGCGGAAATGATACTACCAATCCAAGATTTGAACTGACAAAAGAGCTTATTGAACGGTACGTGATGAAGTGA
- the kynA gene encoding tryptophan 2,3-dioxygenase, translating into MTEKGIHTDFRDNMTYSEYLNLDKLLSSQQRLSGHHDEMLFIVIHQVSELWMKLILHELGTAIELIEKDELPEAFKMLARVSRTQTQIIQAWDVLATLTPAEYMEFRGSLGRASGFQSYQNRLIEFAFGYKQSHILKIYEKDQELAKELEKAYRAPGIYDVAIRALARAGFAITPELLTRDFSVTYQGDSTVADAWLEVYRNVDDYWDLYQLAEKLVDIEDSHQQWRFRHMKTVERIIGFKMGTGGSSGVNYLKSVLDHRFFPELWDVRTKL; encoded by the coding sequence ATGACTGAAAAAGGAATTCACACGGATTTTCGGGATAATATGACGTACAGTGAGTATTTGAATCTTGATAAATTACTGTCGAGCCAGCAGCGCTTGTCTGGTCATCATGATGAAATGCTGTTCATCGTTATTCATCAGGTAAGTGAATTATGGATGAAGCTCATTTTGCATGAGCTGGGTACGGCAATTGAGTTGATTGAAAAAGACGAACTGCCGGAAGCGTTCAAAATGCTGGCTCGTGTGTCAAGGACGCAGACACAGATTATTCAGGCGTGGGATGTACTGGCCACGTTGACACCTGCTGAATATATGGAGTTTCGTGGGAGCTTGGGCAGGGCATCTGGCTTTCAGTCGTATCAGAATCGGCTGATTGAGTTTGCGTTTGGTTATAAGCAGTCACATATATTGAAAATTTACGAGAAGGATCAAGAGTTGGCAAAAGAACTTGAAAAGGCCTATCGTGCGCCCGGTATTTACGACGTAGCAATCCGCGCGCTGGCTAGAGCAGGCTTCGCGATTACGCCTGAGTTGCTGACCCGCGATTTTTCCGTAACCTATCAAGGGGATTCGACAGTGGCGGATGCATGGCTTGAAGTGTACCGCAATGTCGATGATTACTGGGATTTGTATCAGCTTGCGGAAAAATTAGTTGATATTGAAGATAGCCATCAGCAATGGCGATTCCGTCATATGAAAACGGTTGAACGAATCATTGGTTTCAAAATGGGAACGGGTGGCTCGTCCGGCGTGAACTATTTGAAATCCGTGCTGGACCATCGCTTCTTCCCGGAATTATGGGATGTACGGACAAAATTATAA
- the kynB gene encoding arylformamidase, whose translation MTEKWIDISQPLQNNIAEWPGDTPFTYEVAYAKTDSGSVNVGKMTMSAHLGTHIDAPFHFDDNGLKVLDLPIDLYIGRARVIDMTGAESVGRAELEGLDFGGAERILLKTGSRPDANVFPKNFTVLRADIGPLLKERGVRLIGVDTPSVDPETSKLMEAHHALNDNGVMILENIVLRAVEPGDYELIALPLPLQDGDGSPVRAVLRRYAHD comes from the coding sequence ATGACAGAAAAATGGATTGATATTTCACAGCCGCTTCAAAATAATATTGCAGAGTGGCCAGGAGACACGCCGTTTACGTATGAAGTAGCATATGCTAAAACAGATTCAGGTTCCGTTAATGTTGGTAAGATGACAATGAGCGCACATCTGGGGACACATATTGATGCGCCGTTTCACTTTGATGATAATGGATTGAAAGTGCTTGATTTGCCGATTGATTTGTACATTGGCCGTGCGCGAGTGATTGATATGACTGGAGCTGAAAGTGTTGGGCGCGCGGAGTTGGAAGGTCTCGATTTCGGTGGCGCCGAACGAATTTTATTGAAAACGGGGAGTCGTCCCGATGCCAATGTGTTTCCAAAGAATTTTACAGTGTTGCGTGCAGATATTGGACCTTTATTGAAAGAGCGCGGGGTTCGGTTGATTGGAGTTGATACGCCATCTGTTGACCCTGAAACGAGCAAGCTAATGGAGGCGCATCATGCACTCAATGATAATGGCGTGATGATTTTGGAGAATATTGTGCTCCGTGCAGTTGAACCAGGGGATTACGAGCTGATTGCGTTGCCATTACCGTTACAGGATGGCGATGGTAGCCCGGTGCGTGCTGTATTGCGGAGGTACGCGCATGACTGA
- the kynU gene encoding kynureninase has translation MFGVDYAKGLDDKDELAKYRDEFYLLKDTIYMDGNSLGLLSKRAERTLHDLLESWKTLGIDGWTEGDNPWFYLSESVGEKMAPLVGGLASEVIATGSTTTNLHQLVATFYKPSGNKTKILADELNFPSDIYALKSQLTLKGYNPAEHLVRVKSRDGRFLNEADIIAAMTDDIALIVLPAVLYRSGQVLDMGRLTAAAHERGIPIGFDLCHSVGSVEHALHDWGTDFAFWCTYKHLNGGPGSVAGLFVHDKHFGTAPGLAGWFGSKKESQFDMDHVMDPAPDAAAYQIGTPHVLSLAPVIGALELFEEVGLQRVRDKSLQLTAYMMELIREELSAYGFTIGNPLDDSRGGHVLLEHEEAARICRALKAEGVVPDFRTPNGIRLAPVALYNSFEDVWHTVQKLKVIMDSKRYEKFTNQRGVVA, from the coding sequence ATGTTCGGAGTCGATTATGCAAAGGGGCTTGACGATAAAGACGAGCTTGCGAAGTACAGGGACGAGTTTTATCTGCTGAAGGATACGATATATATGGATGGTAATTCGCTCGGTTTATTATCCAAAAGGGCAGAGCGAACGCTACATGATTTACTAGAATCATGGAAAACACTAGGCATCGATGGCTGGACGGAGGGGGACAATCCGTGGTTTTACCTGTCAGAATCTGTGGGGGAGAAGATGGCGCCGCTTGTTGGGGGACTAGCGAGTGAAGTGATCGCGACAGGATCGACCACAACAAATCTGCATCAGCTTGTCGCAACGTTTTACAAGCCTTCTGGCAATAAAACAAAGATTCTCGCGGATGAACTCAATTTCCCATCGGACATTTATGCGTTGAAAAGTCAGCTCACCTTAAAGGGCTACAATCCTGCTGAACATCTCGTCCGCGTCAAAAGTCGTGACGGTAGATTTTTGAATGAGGCAGATATTATTGCGGCGATGACGGATGATATTGCGCTTATTGTTTTGCCGGCGGTGTTATACAGAAGCGGACAAGTGCTTGATATGGGGCGACTGACAGCGGCGGCGCATGAGCGTGGCATTCCCATTGGTTTCGACTTATGTCACTCGGTTGGTTCGGTTGAACATGCCTTACATGATTGGGGAACGGATTTCGCTTTTTGGTGTACGTATAAGCATTTGAACGGCGGACCTGGTTCCGTTGCTGGCCTATTCGTCCATGACAAACATTTCGGTACAGCACCTGGGTTAGCCGGCTGGTTTGGCTCTAAAAAGGAGTCGCAGTTTGATATGGATCATGTGATGGACCCTGCACCGGATGCAGCAGCGTATCAGATTGGGACACCGCATGTCCTTAGTCTAGCGCCAGTCATTGGTGCGCTTGAATTGTTTGAGGAAGTTGGCCTACAACGTGTGCGTGACAAATCGCTTCAACTCACAGCCTATATGATGGAATTAATTCGGGAAGAACTGTCCGCATATGGGTTTACAATCGGCAATCCACTTGACGATTCGCGCGGGGGTCATGTTCTACTTGAACACGAAGAAGCAGCCCGCATTTGTAGAGCACTGAAAGCAGAGGGAGTTGTTCCAGATTTTCGTACGCCGAATGGCATTCGACTAGCGCCTGTAGCACTGTATAATTCTTTTGAAGACGTTTGGCATACGGTGCAGAAACTAAAAGTTATTATGGACAGCAAACGCTATGAAAAATTCACTAATCAAAGGGGTGTTGTGGCATGA
- a CDS encoding response regulator transcription factor, with translation MIRIVIAEDQGMMLGALGSLLNLEEDMEVVGMAKNGEEAVALVKEQQPDVCIMDIEMPVMTGLDAAEALRGEDCKIIILTTFARTGYFERARKAGVRGYLLKDSPIEELVSSIRTIMDGRRIYAPELVDIAYGDDETENPLTERESQVLGLVADGKTTKEIAGELYLTPGTVRNYISTILEKLGVGNRIEAISRFKDKGWFK, from the coding sequence ATGATACGTATTGTAATAGCGGAAGATCAAGGGATGATGCTTGGGGCACTAGGCTCATTGCTCAATCTAGAAGAGGATATGGAAGTTGTCGGTATGGCGAAAAATGGGGAAGAAGCCGTTGCGTTAGTGAAAGAGCAGCAACCTGATGTGTGCATTATGGACATTGAAATGCCGGTAATGACAGGGCTTGATGCGGCAGAGGCATTGCGAGGCGAGGACTGCAAAATTATCATTTTGACGACATTCGCGAGGACAGGCTATTTTGAACGGGCACGCAAAGCGGGAGTACGCGGTTATTTGTTGAAGGACAGTCCGATTGAAGAACTAGTTAGTTCGATTCGGACAATTATGGACGGTAGACGTATCTATGCGCCGGAGCTCGTTGATATTGCTTATGGGGATGATGAAACAGAGAATCCATTGACAGAGCGTGAAAGCCAAGTGCTGGGACTCGTCGCAGATGGCAAAACGACGAAAGAAATTGCGGGTGAGTTGTATTTAACGCCAGGGACTGTGCGCAATTATATTTCTACAATCCTAGAGAAACTAGGGGTGGGCAATCGAATTGAAGCCATTTCCCGGTTTAAGGATAAGGGCTGGTTTAAATAA
- a CDS encoding sensor histidine kinase, translating to MQSWYSIFPKNPLLSIYAWVIFCFLPFFFIFRSSSPIEISIGISLLFLFFLSFRFSFKSKTGLVYMWLSFEMVINVVMTLLFGYVYLSIFTAFFIGNIRNPVGFFIIYGLHIAFTIGAIVAGFFIEIELFLPQVHFILISVIGTVLLPFNLYNRNKRENLEGQLEDAKERISELIIMEERQRIARDLHDTLGQKLSLIGLKSDLAGKLVSRNPQAAEKELHDIRQTASIALKEVRELVEDMRAVKLEDELMRIQQILKAAEMDFTVVGDPAFTNIPAIVENVLSMCLKEAVTNVVKHSYGTSCSIAFEQLTNEFVINVEDNGIGITRGGETSPGSGLKGMRERLEFINGSLRIEGGEGTKLSIRVPAIIKHIVEAD from the coding sequence ATGCAAAGCTGGTATAGTATTTTTCCGAAAAATCCATTGCTGAGTATTTATGCGTGGGTGATTTTTTGTTTTTTACCGTTCTTTTTCATTTTTAGGTCATCATCGCCGATTGAAATTTCCATCGGTATATCGCTGTTGTTCTTATTCTTTCTGTCATTCCGCTTTTCATTCAAATCAAAAACTGGGCTTGTTTATATGTGGCTTAGTTTTGAAATGGTCATTAATGTTGTGATGACGCTATTATTTGGCTATGTGTACTTATCTATATTTACTGCGTTTTTCATAGGTAACATCCGTAATCCAGTTGGTTTTTTCATTATTTACGGACTTCATATTGCGTTCACGATAGGTGCAATTGTTGCAGGTTTTTTCATCGAAATCGAATTGTTTTTGCCGCAGGTCCATTTCATCCTTATTTCTGTCATTGGGACAGTTCTATTGCCGTTCAACTTGTATAACCGCAATAAGCGTGAAAACCTGGAGGGGCAATTGGAGGATGCGAAAGAACGTATTTCAGAATTAATCATCATGGAGGAGCGCCAACGAATTGCTCGTGATCTTCATGATACGCTTGGACAAAAGTTATCGCTGATTGGTTTGAAGAGTGATCTAGCAGGAAAATTGGTGTCGCGTAATCCACAAGCAGCTGAAAAAGAGTTGCATGATATACGGCAGACGGCCAGTATAGCATTAAAGGAAGTACGTGAGTTAGTGGAGGACATGCGTGCCGTGAAGCTGGAGGATGAATTGATGCGGATTCAGCAAATTTTGAAGGCGGCTGAAATGGATTTCACAGTTGTCGGTGATCCGGCATTTACCAATATCCCAGCAATCGTCGAAAACGTGCTGAGTATGTGCCTGAAAGAAGCAGTGACAAATGTTGTCAAGCATAGCTATGGGACATCTTGCTCGATTGCATTTGAACAGTTGACAAATGAGTTTGTTATCAATGTAGAAGATAACGGGATTGGCATTACAAGAGGCGGCGAGACATCGCCTGGCAGTGGGTTAAAAGGGATGCGAGAACGACTCGAATTCATTAACGGTAGCCTCCGTATTGAGGGGGGCGAGGGTACGAAGTTGTCGATTCGAGTACCTGCCATTATTAAACATATTGTGGAGGCTGATTGA
- a CDS encoding fatty acid desaturase: MSKEKTKQLHKDVAPFAKSDQKKSIMQIVNTVPPFLLLWFLAYQSLSVSIWLTLGIAVIASGFVIRTFIIFHDCTHGSFFKNKKLNDIVGTATGVLTLFAYEKWKREHSIHHATSSNLDKRGVGDIWIMTIEEYVEASKWQRFAYRLYRNPLVMFGFGPLYLVLISSRFNRKDARKKERNNTYLTNAILVGLYTGMILLVGWQAFLIVQGSIMFVAGALGIWLFYIQHTFEDSYFEEESDWDYVKAAVDGSSYYKLPRVLQWATGNIGFHHVHHLAPRVPNYNLELAHESTPPLHQATTITIKSSLESIRFRLYDPERKRFVAFKEVKHLVKSARASIDLKPKRTSLDVK, translated from the coding sequence ATGAGTAAAGAAAAAACGAAGCAGTTGCATAAAGATGTTGCCCCATTTGCGAAGTCCGATCAAAAGAAAAGTATTATGCAGATTGTCAATACGGTACCTCCATTTCTACTATTATGGTTTTTGGCCTATCAAAGTCTATCCGTGTCTATTTGGTTGACACTAGGAATTGCTGTCATTGCATCAGGATTTGTTATCCGAACGTTCATCATTTTCCATGATTGCACGCATGGTTCATTTTTCAAGAATAAAAAGTTGAACGATATTGTTGGTACGGCGACAGGTGTTTTGACGCTGTTTGCTTATGAAAAGTGGAAACGTGAACATTCTATCCACCACGCAACAAGCTCAAATCTCGATAAACGCGGTGTTGGGGATATTTGGATTATGACGATTGAAGAATATGTGGAAGCGTCGAAATGGCAGCGTTTCGCTTACCGTTTGTACCGTAATCCACTAGTGATGTTTGGATTTGGTCCATTGTATCTTGTGCTCATCTCAAGTCGTTTTAATCGCAAGGATGCACGGAAGAAAGAGCGTAACAATACGTATTTGACGAATGCAATTCTTGTTGGTTTGTATACAGGTATGATTTTACTTGTTGGCTGGCAGGCATTCTTGATTGTTCAAGGATCTATTATGTTCGTCGCAGGTGCGCTAGGTATTTGGTTATTCTATATCCAGCACACGTTTGAGGACTCGTATTTTGAAGAAGAATCTGATTGGGATTACGTGAAAGCTGCTGTTGATGGCAGTTCTTATTATAAGTTGCCACGTGTATTGCAGTGGGCGACAGGTAATATCGGTTTCCACCACGTGCATCATTTGGCGCCGCGTGTACCGAACTATAATTTGGAGTTGGCACATGAATCGACGCCACCTCTTCATCAGGCAACGACGATCACAATCAAATCAAGTTTGGAATCAATTCGCTTCCGCCTCTATGATCCAGAACGAAAAAGGTTTGTTGCTTTCAAAGAAGTTAAGCATCTTGTGAAATCGGCACGAGCTTCGATTGATTTGAAACCAAAACGCACGAGCTTGGATGTAAAATAA
- the fabG gene encoding 3-oxoacyl-ACP reductase FabG, whose protein sequence is MRLQNKTAVITGGANGIGAVAATLFGQQGAQVAILDFDEQAGEAKAQELRDAGVDTAFFKVNVSDNDDVKEVAGQVVDKFGKVDILINNAGITKDAMLLKLDAADFKQVIDVNLTGVFNCTQAFLPAMLAQGKGKIINTSSIAGTGGNVGQTNYAASKAGVIGMTKTWAKEFGRKGINVNAVAPGFIETDMIGTIPEKVMGQIKLLTPFTRLGKPEDIANAYLFLASDESDFINGIILEVDGGMLK, encoded by the coding sequence TTGCGTTTACAGAATAAAACCGCAGTTATTACAGGTGGAGCGAATGGAATTGGTGCTGTTGCAGCCACGCTTTTTGGGCAACAGGGAGCACAAGTGGCAATTCTTGATTTTGATGAACAAGCAGGGGAAGCGAAAGCACAGGAATTGCGAGATGCAGGGGTAGATACGGCTTTTTTCAAAGTAAATGTTTCGGATAACGATGATGTTAAAGAGGTAGCGGGTCAGGTCGTTGACAAGTTTGGCAAAGTAGATATCCTCATTAACAATGCCGGCATTACAAAAGATGCGATGCTGTTAAAATTGGACGCTGCGGATTTCAAACAAGTCATTGATGTCAATTTGACGGGCGTATTTAACTGTACGCAAGCTTTTTTGCCCGCAATGCTTGCTCAAGGGAAGGGCAAAATCATTAATACATCGTCTATTGCCGGAACGGGTGGTAACGTAGGACAAACAAATTATGCGGCGTCGAAAGCGGGGGTCATTGGCATGACGAAAACATGGGCGAAAGAATTTGGTCGTAAGGGTATCAATGTCAACGCAGTCGCACCGGGTTTTATTGAAACAGATATGATTGGTACGATTCCAGAGAAAGTGATGGGGCAGATTAAATTGCTAACGCCATTTACACGACTGGGTAAGCCGGAAGATATCGCAAATGCTTATTTGTTTTTAGCTTCTGACGAATCGGATTTTATTAATGGGATCATTCTTGAGGTAGATGGTGGCATGTTGAAGTGA
- the ytxJ gene encoding bacillithiol system redox-active protein YtxJ — MKELETIQDWQAVLEQSQEQRLFMLKHSTACPVSVAALREFDELVTDIPKYFLKIQHHRPVSAEIESNLGRRHESPQLFLLEDGKALWEATHRAITKSKINKALEELEG, encoded by the coding sequence ATGAAAGAATTAGAGACCATTCAAGATTGGCAAGCCGTATTAGAACAGTCACAGGAACAACGATTATTCATGTTGAAACATAGCACAGCTTGTCCAGTCAGTGTGGCTGCTTTGCGAGAGTTTGATGAGTTGGTAACGGATATTCCCAAATATTTTTTGAAGATTCAACATCACCGTCCTGTTTCCGCTGAAATTGAAAGCAATTTAGGCAGACGTCATGAGTCACCACAGCTGTTTTTATTGGAGGACGGAAAAGCATTGTGGGAGGCTACGCACCGTGCTATTACGAAATCAAAGATTAACAAAGCGTTAGAAGAGTTAGAGGGATAA
- a CDS encoding aminotransferase class V-fold PLP-dependent enzyme has protein sequence MGLIYKIAETSTEFEQIHELNYRTFAEEIPQHEPNEAHKLIDKFHDENTYIIGVKNGRVIGMIAIRSKRPFSLDGKIGPVEQQLPVQIENLVEIRLLAIEPAYRNGRAFLGLAQALVRYCLKAGYDAALISGTVREQKLYGQLGFLPFAQLTGTEEASFQPMYLTKETFEAGVAGRISKPHVNFLPGPATITEDVKKTMMAEPFSHRSSEFDGVLKRVKNSLISLTGAKYVQLLQGTGTLANDVIAAQLSIRSGKGLILVNGEFGLRLIDHAQRFSLDFDTIEMEWGASYHEADIREALRTGGYSWLWVVHCETSTGILNDLVSLQKLCVQQDVELAVDCVSSIGTTPIDLSGVTFASGVSGKGLLSYTGLSFVFHNEDIAACHELPRYLDLGTYAEAGSIPYTQSSNLLSALDVALQKFEQPEEVFAKIVKRACKVREGAEQVGLTVLAEQQHASPAIITIVLPAGLSARQLGDNLFLNGFSVHYESSYLRARNWLQISCMNDVKEKELNVMLSMLASLTL, from the coding sequence ATGGGATTGATCTATAAAATTGCAGAAACATCTACAGAATTTGAGCAAATTCATGAACTGAATTACCGTACGTTTGCTGAAGAAATTCCACAACACGAACCTAACGAGGCACATAAACTGATTGATAAATTTCACGATGAAAATACATATATTATTGGCGTCAAGAATGGTCGGGTTATTGGGATGATTGCCATCAGAAGCAAGCGCCCCTTTTCGCTTGATGGGAAAATTGGTCCAGTAGAACAACAATTACCCGTTCAGATCGAAAACCTAGTGGAAATTAGGCTTTTGGCGATTGAGCCGGCATATCGCAACGGTCGTGCTTTTCTGGGGCTTGCACAAGCGTTAGTTCGGTATTGTTTAAAAGCTGGGTATGACGCGGCGCTTATATCTGGGACGGTTAGGGAACAGAAACTATATGGTCAGCTTGGATTTTTGCCGTTTGCTCAATTAACAGGTACGGAAGAGGCTTCGTTCCAACCGATGTATTTGACGAAAGAGACGTTTGAGGCAGGGGTTGCGGGAAGAATTTCAAAACCGCATGTCAATTTTTTACCAGGTCCTGCGACAATTACTGAAGATGTGAAGAAGACAATGATGGCAGAGCCATTTTCACATCGTTCGTCCGAGTTCGATGGCGTGCTCAAACGCGTGAAAAACAGTTTAATATCATTGACAGGGGCGAAATACGTTCAACTTTTACAGGGGACCGGGACTCTTGCAAACGATGTCATTGCGGCGCAATTGAGTATCCGTAGTGGTAAAGGGCTTATTCTTGTTAACGGGGAATTCGGGTTGCGGCTTATCGATCATGCACAGCGCTTCAGCTTGGACTTTGACACAATCGAAATGGAATGGGGAGCATCCTATCATGAAGCGGACATTCGGGAGGCGTTAAGGACAGGCGGCTATAGTTGGTTATGGGTTGTTCATTGTGAAACGTCGACAGGTATCTTAAATGATTTAGTTTCCTTACAAAAACTATGTGTACAACAGGATGTTGAGCTTGCCGTCGACTGTGTTAGTTCAATCGGGACGACGCCGATCGATCTCTCCGGTGTCACATTTGCATCTGGGGTAAGTGGGAAAGGCCTGCTAAGTTATACAGGTTTGTCTTTCGTCTTTCATAATGAAGACATAGCCGCATGTCACGAATTACCGCGTTATCTCGACTTGGGTACGTATGCAGAAGCAGGGAGTATTCCTTATACGCAATCGTCCAACTTGCTTTCGGCACTTGATGTGGCTTTACAAAAGTTTGAGCAGCCAGAAGAAGTGTTTGCGAAGATTGTAAAACGAGCGTGTAAGGTGAGGGAGGGCGCAGAACAGGTAGGACTTACAGTTTTGGCTGAACAACAGCATGCATCTCCTGCCATTATAACGATCGTACTGCCAGCCGGTCTTTCTGCCAGACAGCTGGGAGATAACTTGTTTTTGAATGGCTTCAGTGTTCATTATGAAAGCAGTTATTTACGCGCTAGGAATTGGCTCCAAATTTCATGTATGAATGATGTGAAGGAAAAAGAGCTAAATGTTATGCTTAGTATGTTGGCTTCACTAACACTTTGA
- a CDS encoding glycerol-3-phosphate acyltransferase, with product MLGNVLTASIISKFLYKKNIREQGSGNPGARNAGRVLGKKAFVVTFLGDALKGAVAVISARWLGFEAPIELLALLGVMLGHNYPIWLRFRGGMGVSTFIGGMLAFNPILFAVFVGLFLVFYPFLKSFTVAGLSAAVWMPTLVLLFSYGIPAFVIACLLAALLLFAHREGLKAKFLLKRG from the coding sequence ATGCTTGGCAATGTATTGACGGCCTCTATCATTAGTAAGTTCCTTTATAAGAAAAATATCCGCGAGCAAGGCAGCGGCAATCCGGGCGCGCGTAATGCAGGACGTGTATTGGGAAAAAAGGCGTTTGTGGTGACTTTTTTAGGAGATGCATTAAAAGGGGCAGTCGCGGTGATCAGCGCAAGGTGGCTTGGTTTCGAAGCACCTATAGAACTTCTTGCCCTTTTAGGCGTCATGTTAGGACATAACTATCCGATATGGTTACGATTTCGCGGAGGGATGGGGGTTTCTACTTTCATCGGTGGTATGCTGGCGTTCAATCCAATTCTGTTTGCTGTATTTGTCGGACTTTTTCTTGTGTTTTATCCGTTTCTTAAAAGCTTCACGGTCGCAGGACTTAGCGCAGCTGTATGGATGCCGACTTTAGTGCTTCTATTTTCATACGGTATTCCCGCATTCGTTATCGCTTGTTTGCTGGCTGCCCTGCTTTTATTTGCCCATCGTGAAGGTCTGAAAGCGAAATTTTTGTTGAAAAGGGGGTAA
- a CDS encoding phosphatase PAP2 family protein, with protein MRELSLRLLIAFILCIGFGVAFGYIASAIGNESIASFDTAIIGFVQGLETPWLTTVMKFFTWIGSGYVVVPIAVIGFSVLYFALHYRQQAFLLIAVIAGSVIFNTILKNYFKRERPEIYRILDANGFSFPSGHSMMAFALYAIIAYIAWRNVKTMTSRVALLLFTAFMIIIIGVSRIYLGVHYPSDIIGGFTVSALWVTIAITIYTYWRDKKKPLRI; from the coding sequence ATGCGTGAACTCTCACTCCGTCTACTCATCGCATTTATTCTTTGCATCGGCTTCGGTGTTGCGTTTGGCTACATTGCGAGTGCCATTGGTAACGAATCGATTGCCTCCTTTGACACGGCCATTATTGGCTTTGTTCAAGGACTGGAAACGCCATGGTTAACGACTGTCATGAAATTCTTTACGTGGATTGGCTCCGGTTATGTCGTTGTACCAATTGCTGTAATCGGATTTTCCGTGTTATATTTTGCACTTCATTACCGTCAACAAGCATTTCTATTGATTGCAGTCATTGCTGGATCTGTTATTTTTAATACCATCCTAAAAAATTATTTCAAACGAGAGCGTCCAGAAATTTACCGAATTCTGGATGCAAACGGCTTCAGCTTCCCAAGCGGGCATTCCATGATGGCATTCGCCCTTTATGCAATCATCGCATATATCGCTTGGCGCAATGTGAAAACGATGACGAGCCGTGTTGCTCTACTGCTGTTCACTGCCTTTATGATTATTATCATTGGCGTGAGTCGCATCTATTTAGGCGTCCATTACCCAAGTGATATTATTGGGGGATTCACAGTAAGCGCGCTATGGGTAACAATTGCGATTACAATCTATACATATTGGCGGGATAAGAAAAAACCACTTCGTATTTGA